In Bythopirellula goksoeyrii, a single window of DNA contains:
- a CDS encoding glycoside hydrolase family 71/99 protein translates to MKISSGFKLFWQVLPAILLLVGSLEAANAQTILIDFGNEDSYRGATVTNPDVNGNHWNSVRSQDFYPNLLDMAGNATTVDFGFTTAAGTDSYNGPAGPTDINGPSDSVYNAAALGNLGVQNAVYDYYVSSQFQIQQLDPLKTYDLTFFGSHKYNNDDTTKYTIYTDDTFTTPLSTANLFVGSGSTHNQANVVTIQGVAPQANNTLYVGFEGANGGNGYLNALQIADAASDPPDPDPDPAGKPKLYMHYMPWHDTPASLGGSNGSSWNGHWNGFGATNPNNIDADGRREIASNYYPKIGPYQSSDPDVLEYHMLLMKMAGVEGILIDWYGVQGTNGDITKLLNNSNAIVAKTDDFSMEFGVVLEDRFAANTGQVATNMAYLRDNYFNKPEYIRIGDGDDPLVAVFGPITQQQPSDWTTILAQAGEDVELLPLWYEKNDAGANATGEYAWIYEDEARDDYLTRLEEFYQNRAPTLGTVGGVAYPGFESFGGFSFEIPHDNGQTLANTLALADEYSNNLDFIQLATFNDFGEGTIFEPTVETGFAYLMQLQQFTEVPYGEAELQMVFDLYRARKEFSGDGTIQAQLDQASAHLNAFEIDDALAIIQSILPPGDFDGDGDADGADFLLWQRQNGKTGLYPLNTLEADGNADGVVDGKDLLLWQQHSNAATIVSPLSESLAVPEPSAAAILLPLGLGILLRLF, encoded by the coding sequence ATGAAAATCTCTTCTGGATTCAAACTCTTCTGGCAAGTGCTGCCAGCAATTCTTCTACTAGTGGGTAGTCTTGAGGCTGCAAACGCACAAACGATTCTCATCGATTTTGGCAACGAAGACAGTTATCGTGGAGCCACTGTCACGAACCCTGACGTGAATGGGAACCATTGGAACAGTGTTCGTTCTCAAGATTTCTATCCGAACCTGCTGGACATGGCCGGCAATGCAACGACAGTTGATTTCGGCTTCACTACTGCGGCTGGAACCGACAGCTACAATGGTCCCGCTGGCCCTACAGATATCAATGGACCTAGCGATTCGGTGTACAACGCGGCTGCACTTGGTAACTTGGGCGTTCAAAACGCTGTTTACGATTATTATGTTTCCTCTCAATTCCAGATTCAGCAGCTGGACCCACTGAAGACTTATGATCTTACTTTCTTCGGCTCGCATAAGTACAACAACGACGACACCACCAAGTACACCATTTATACGGATGATACTTTCACCACTCCCCTTTCGACTGCCAACTTGTTTGTCGGTTCAGGTTCAACTCACAATCAAGCGAATGTTGTGACCATCCAAGGAGTTGCACCTCAAGCAAACAACACACTTTATGTTGGATTCGAGGGTGCCAATGGCGGCAACGGGTATCTCAACGCTCTCCAAATTGCCGACGCTGCTAGTGATCCCCCTGATCCAGACCCAGATCCTGCTGGCAAGCCCAAACTCTACATGCACTACATGCCTTGGCACGACACCCCAGCAAGCTTGGGTGGGAGCAACGGAAGTAGTTGGAATGGGCATTGGAATGGCTTTGGTGCCACCAATCCCAATAACATCGATGCCGATGGAAGAAGAGAAATCGCCTCGAACTACTATCCAAAGATTGGGCCGTATCAATCGAGTGATCCCGATGTACTCGAATACCACATGCTATTGATGAAAATGGCTGGGGTCGAAGGAATTCTGATCGACTGGTACGGCGTTCAGGGTACGAATGGCGATATTACGAAGCTGCTCAACAACTCGAATGCAATTGTGGCTAAGACAGACGACTTTAGCATGGAATTTGGCGTCGTTCTGGAAGATCGATTTGCTGCCAATACGGGGCAAGTAGCGACGAATATGGCCTATCTTCGCGATAACTATTTCAACAAGCCCGAGTATATCCGCATCGGAGACGGCGATGACCCTTTGGTCGCGGTCTTTGGTCCGATTACCCAGCAGCAACCCTCCGACTGGACCACGATCTTAGCCCAAGCGGGAGAGGACGTTGAACTGCTTCCTTTGTGGTATGAGAAGAATGATGCCGGCGCGAATGCCACAGGAGAATATGCTTGGATTTACGAAGATGAAGCTCGCGATGACTATTTGACTCGCCTTGAAGAATTCTACCAGAACCGTGCACCCACGTTAGGAACCGTAGGTGGTGTCGCCTACCCTGGCTTCGAATCTTTCGGCGGATTCTCATTCGAGATCCCCCACGACAACGGTCAAACTCTGGCAAACACGCTCGCCCTGGCTGACGAGTACAGTAACAACCTAGATTTCATCCAACTTGCAACGTTCAATGACTTTGGCGAAGGAACGATCTTCGAGCCCACCGTCGAGACTGGTTTTGCCTACCTCATGCAACTCCAGCAGTTCACCGAGGTGCCCTATGGCGAGGCCGAATTGCAAATGGTGTTCGACCTCTACAGGGCACGAAAAGAATTCAGCGGGGATGGAACAATCCAGGCGCAGTTGGATCAGGCGTCGGCACATCTCAACGCATTCGAAATTGACGATGCTCTGGCGATTATCCAGTCCATTTTGCCTCCCGGAGATTTCGACGGGGATGGGGACGCCGATGGTGCTGATTTCTTGCTCTGGCAAAGGCAAAATGGCAAGACAGGACTCTATCCACTCAATACGCTCGAAGCCGATGGCAATGCCGATGGTGTGGTGGATGGCAAGGATCTTCTCTTGTGGCAGCAGCACTCTAACGCAGCCACGATAGTCTCGCCATTAAGCGAGAGTTTGGCAGTCCCTGAACCCTCAGCGGCTGCGATCTTGTTGCCACTTGGTTTGGGAATCTTGCTCAGGTTGTTTTAG
- a CDS encoding DUF1559 family PulG-like putative transporter, translating to MSLTNKGFTLVELLVVIAIIGVLVALLLPAVQAAREAARRISCSNNLKNIGLAVLNHHDVHGHFPVNYGGAWPEFPNTNAPHPAVGWVVEILPQLEQGPLYERFKQGGAYEGSFREGLTPNRKRPDLGIYSTKNGISVPELMQTALPILACPSDGGSERIRDDQFQWTGTPVSVTNYKGVLGDTFLGITYGSNFSNDASNYPSGNYDGEESSTGFQIDQRDCHGDTRCRGIFFRNSFARPVKIKDVTDGTSNTFLVGEDLPDYNLHSVAFYANGSWSSCNIVPNYRIGEELAPIELDAWWELQGFRSRHPGGLQFVLVDGSVRFISEGTNFELYRTSCTRNGGESIGSGL from the coding sequence GTGTCTCTTACGAACAAAGGTTTTACACTGGTAGAACTTTTGGTCGTAATTGCCATCATTGGGGTGTTAGTAGCTTTACTGCTACCAGCCGTGCAAGCTGCGCGCGAGGCAGCGCGACGGATTAGTTGCAGTAACAATCTGAAAAACATTGGGCTGGCGGTTCTCAATCACCACGATGTCCATGGGCACTTTCCTGTCAATTATGGAGGTGCATGGCCCGAATTTCCTAACACAAACGCACCCCATCCGGCAGTGGGTTGGGTCGTCGAAATCCTGCCTCAGCTCGAACAAGGACCACTCTATGAGCGTTTTAAGCAGGGTGGGGCCTACGAAGGTTCATTTCGCGAGGGCTTAACTCCCAATAGAAAGCGACCAGACCTTGGCATTTATTCCACGAAGAATGGAATATCGGTTCCCGAGTTGATGCAAACGGCCCTACCAATTTTGGCCTGTCCCTCAGATGGAGGCAGTGAAAGAATTCGCGATGATCAATTCCAATGGACTGGCACTCCGGTTTCAGTCACTAATTACAAAGGTGTCCTTGGCGACACTTTTTTGGGCATTACTTATGGTTCAAATTTCTCAAATGATGCCTCAAACTACCCCAGCGGAAATTATGATGGTGAAGAATCTTCAACGGGATTCCAAATAGACCAGAGAGACTGTCATGGTGATACTCGTTGTCGTGGTATCTTCTTCAGAAACTCCTTTGCAAGACCTGTGAAAATCAAGGATGTGACCGACGGCACGAGCAACACATTTTTGGTGGGTGAAGACTTACCAGATTACAATCTTCATTCGGTAGCCTTTTATGCCAATGGGAGCTGGAGCAGTTGCAATATCGTTCCTAATTACCGGATTGGTGAAGAACTTGCCCCGATAGAACTGGATGCGTGGTGGGAACTACAAGGTTTTCGGAGCCGTCATCCTGGAGGATTACAGTTTGTACTCGTCGATGGATCGGTGAGATTTATTTCTGAAGGCACGAATTTTGAACTCTATCGCACAAGTTGTACGCGCAATGGCGGTGAAAGTATTGGGTCGGGACTCTGA
- a CDS encoding DUF11 domain-containing protein — protein MQPSAHYYTTTPNTGRPPLWFRYVVVAVVLLVLCSCRAVTPQGQLASNPQLAQQASPFAAAVPQRQVMPAVYMPDSHMPPPVARQAEYAAGIRPAQCNMPGCSCCSGCGDCAIVGPRDEYLCDGGDKGLPAGVKEDWKIDGLEQEDTVAHYDTVDGRTLITPSNQVCIYAPRFGVVRRVIDLHEYESYDAAGGFGQTTALAKIDEQERAVPSINKLEPNINRVEDPASLLLERQQPGEIARDERLAAEIGTLSPYCDLQVVKAGILTGDEKVKITRASLAAITWTGDQAPQITIDSRNAVAAVSDRQPGVIYHLEEPNKPCLRLIKLSSCGSAKQGEIVEFTLRLDNVGNREMGNVTVVDNLTTRLEYVPDSAKASVEADFSTEPNSGGSEVLRWEIKEPLDAGAGVILQFKCKVR, from the coding sequence TTGCAACCATCTGCTCATTACTATACGACTACTCCAAACACCGGCCGTCCGCCGCTGTGGTTTCGCTACGTCGTGGTCGCCGTGGTACTCCTGGTGCTCTGCTCATGTCGAGCGGTAACACCGCAGGGGCAGTTGGCAAGTAATCCTCAACTCGCTCAGCAGGCTTCTCCGTTCGCAGCAGCAGTGCCCCAACGTCAAGTCATGCCGGCAGTTTATATGCCAGATTCTCACATGCCGCCCCCGGTTGCCCGGCAAGCCGAGTACGCCGCCGGGATTCGTCCTGCCCAGTGCAATATGCCAGGATGCTCGTGTTGCAGTGGATGTGGCGACTGCGCCATTGTGGGGCCCCGCGACGAATACCTATGCGATGGGGGCGACAAGGGCTTGCCCGCAGGGGTAAAAGAGGATTGGAAGATCGATGGCCTCGAACAGGAAGATACCGTGGCCCATTACGACACGGTCGATGGCCGCACGCTCATCACTCCCAGCAATCAAGTGTGCATCTATGCTCCAAGGTTTGGCGTGGTGCGCCGTGTGATCGATCTCCATGAATACGAAAGCTACGATGCAGCGGGTGGATTTGGACAGACAACTGCTTTGGCCAAGATCGACGAGCAAGAGCGAGCAGTTCCTTCGATCAACAAGCTCGAACCGAATATCAATCGTGTAGAAGACCCGGCCAGTTTGTTGCTAGAGCGTCAGCAGCCGGGCGAGATTGCTCGCGACGAACGACTTGCTGCCGAGATCGGTACCCTATCACCTTACTGCGACCTGCAAGTCGTGAAGGCCGGCATCCTGACTGGAGACGAGAAGGTTAAAATCACTCGCGCTAGTCTGGCCGCGATCACCTGGACCGGCGACCAGGCACCGCAGATTACCATCGACAGTCGCAACGCGGTGGCCGCAGTCAGCGATCGTCAACCAGGTGTCATCTATCACCTCGAAGAACCGAATAAGCCGTGTCTGCGACTCATCAAGCTGTCATCCTGCGGTTCAGCCAAACAAGGTGAAATCGTCGAGTTCACACTGCGGCTAGATAACGTCGGCAATCGCGAGATGGGCAACGTCACCGTGGTCGACAATCTCACCACGCGGCTGGAATACGTGCCCGACAGTGCCAAGGCAAGCGTCGAGGCCGACTTCTCCACCGAGCCAAACTCGGGTGGCTCAGAAGTCCTGCGTTGGGAAATCAAAGAGCCCCTGGATGCCGGTGCTGGCGTCATCTTGCAATTCAAATGCAAGGTACGGTGA